From the genome of Elusimicrobium sp., one region includes:
- a CDS encoding glycosyltransferase family 4 protein codes for MYNKIYQRKRRSISMKIAVFVGGNKDFSAQRLGVKLAEELQYFGEDVLLVAAKGKVKFSAYVSLKEYAATAKPKTLASFLTKEKVGRVISLMDLTGCQAALEANIPFMYGETEGFKEDKAVKNKKAILKQAQRVIVIKNTPAPLNKKTYAGLCVQEVQNPAVWVERYDYQKPACFKKENNILAIGKLTKESGFDTLLKTWARLAPAHPSWHLTLVGDGTSKTALTKFISKHHLQDSTEIVSASGDTYSLLRNADIFAYPALNPARIDVLLDAMASKLPCVACESALVNEMILNGVNGVIVNAAEEEPFTIALDDMMVNWGKRVGIAVEASKLKGKFPFLAFVQAFNF; via the coding sequence ATGTACAATAAAATATATCAAAGAAAAAGAAGGAGTATAAGCATGAAAATTGCAGTTTTTGTAGGGGGAAATAAAGATTTTTCGGCCCAGCGTTTAGGGGTAAAATTAGCCGAAGAGTTACAATACTTCGGGGAAGATGTTTTGTTGGTAGCGGCAAAGGGCAAGGTTAAATTTTCCGCGTATGTATCTTTGAAGGAATATGCCGCCACGGCTAAGCCGAAAACGCTGGCTTCTTTTTTAACAAAAGAAAAAGTGGGACGCGTTATTTCTCTTATGGATTTGACGGGTTGCCAAGCCGCCTTGGAAGCCAACATCCCCTTTATGTACGGGGAAACGGAAGGGTTCAAAGAAGATAAAGCCGTTAAAAACAAAAAGGCAATTCTTAAACAGGCGCAACGGGTAATTGTCATTAAAAATACACCCGCCCCGCTAAACAAAAAAACCTATGCAGGCCTTTGCGTTCAAGAAGTGCAAAACCCGGCTGTATGGGTGGAACGCTATGATTATCAAAAACCCGCTTGTTTCAAGAAGGAAAACAATATCTTGGCGATTGGCAAACTAACCAAAGAAAGCGGTTTTGACACTTTGCTTAAAACTTGGGCTCGCTTGGCGCCTGCTCACCCTTCTTGGCATTTAACTTTAGTGGGGGACGGTACCTCCAAAACCGCGCTTACCAAGTTTATCAGTAAACATCACTTGCAGGACAGTACCGAAATAGTCTCCGCTTCCGGGGATACATACAGTTTATTACGCAACGCGGATATTTTTGCTTATCCGGCCCTGAATCCCGCGCGTATAGATGTTTTATTAGATGCCATGGCCAGCAAATTACCGTGTGTGGCGTGTGAATCTGCTTTAGTAAACGAGATGATTCTTAACGGGGTGAACGGTGTGATTGTCAATGCCGCGGAAGAAGAACCTTTTACGATTGCTTTAGATGATATGATGGTTAACTGGGGTAAACGCGTAGGAATTGCCGTGGAAGCCAGTAAACTCAAAGGGAAATTTCCGTTTTTGGCTTTTGTACAAGCGTTTAATTTTTAG
- a CDS encoding FtsX-like permease family protein — translation MKFERFVAVRYLTRRQGLFAFITTLIGVAGVSVGVAALITTLSVMNGFQTDIKDKIIGAQSHILVFGQMSQNSYPEKIKNIEELPLVSAAAPHIYGQAILTYAGQSMGVIIRGLDPEQEKNINTLADSVTEGSFSPENWPEDAPPPLVLGTELAANMGMDIGDDVVMISPQSISTSAGMFPKMKKFRISGLLRTGYYEFDNTIAYTLLPHASDFLGLKQGVTGVAVKLHNLNKADEAARQIQQAVGYGYSVRTFAQMNSTLYAALKLEKTMMFIILFLIIGVASLNIAGNLILLGTEKLRDIGILRAIGASPKLIRKVFMWEAMVIATLGIVLGLLLACLLCWIIASFNIVELPGDIYYLTKVPVRMQLWDIVAVVGGSYLICFAAGLYPAAKASRVHPTDAIRYG, via the coding sequence ATGAAATTTGAACGATTTGTGGCCGTTCGGTATCTAACCCGTCGCCAAGGCCTTTTTGCCTTCATTACCACCCTCATCGGCGTAGCCGGTGTAAGCGTAGGGGTGGCTGCATTGATTACAACATTATCCGTCATGAACGGTTTTCAAACCGATATTAAAGATAAAATCATCGGGGCGCAAAGCCATATTCTTGTTTTTGGGCAGATGAGCCAAAACTCCTACCCGGAAAAAATAAAGAACATCGAGGAACTCCCTTTGGTATCGGCAGCCGCTCCGCATATTTACGGACAGGCTATTCTTACCTATGCCGGGCAAAGCATGGGGGTTATTATCCGCGGGCTAGACCCCGAACAGGAAAAAAACATTAACACCTTAGCCGATTCCGTAACGGAAGGTTCCTTCTCTCCCGAAAATTGGCCCGAAGATGCCCCCCCTCCGCTTGTGCTGGGAACGGAACTGGCTGCCAATATGGGCATGGACATCGGTGACGATGTGGTGATGATTTCCCCTCAGTCCATTTCCACCTCAGCAGGTATGTTCCCTAAAATGAAAAAATTTAGAATAAGCGGACTTTTGCGAACGGGATATTACGAGTTTGACAACACCATTGCTTACACACTGTTACCGCACGCGAGCGACTTTTTGGGCCTCAAACAAGGGGTTACGGGCGTAGCCGTAAAGTTGCACAATCTCAACAAAGCCGACGAAGCCGCCCGACAAATTCAGCAAGCCGTTGGTTATGGCTACTCCGTACGCACCTTTGCCCAAATGAACAGCACCCTTTACGCCGCATTAAAATTGGAAAAAACCATGATGTTTATTATTCTTTTCCTCATTATCGGCGTAGCCTCTCTTAATATTGCCGGAAATTTAATTTTATTGGGAACCGAAAAGTTGCGCGATATCGGCATTTTACGCGCAATCGGGGCCAGCCCCAAACTTATCCGCAAAGTTTTTATGTGGGAAGCCATGGTGATTGCCACCTTGGGCATTGTATTGGGGCTTTTGTTGGCTTGCCTGTTGTGCTGGATTATTGCCAGTTTTAATATCGTGGAACTGCCGGGCGACATCTATTATTTAACCAAAGTGCCCGTACGCATGCAGTTGTGGGACATCGTGGCTGTAGTGGGCGGAAGTTACCTTATTTGTTTTGCCGCGGGGCTTTATCCGGCGGCCAAAGCCTCCCGCGTCCACCCGACAGATGCTATTCGTTACGGATGA
- a CDS encoding DUF3536 domain-containing protein, translating to MKYLCIHGHFYQPPRENAWLEAIELQDSAAPYHDWNQRICAECYSPNALARVLNEKKELTDLTSNYARISFNFGPTLLSWMEKTEPEVYQAVLEADKQSQERFSGHGSAIAQAYNHMILPLANAHDKETQIKWGIYDFKKRFGREPEALWLAETACNTETLCALADAGMKYVILAPGQCARVRKIGEKTWQEVGAGVDPKRAYLCNLPNGKKIALFFYDGPISQGIAFSDTLSSGEKFASRLLSTYNSSAEAQLMHIATDGETYGHHQKFAEMALAYCLKKVEENPEVELTVYGEFLEKHPPTYEAQIVENSSWSCFHGVERWRSDCGCNSGRPGWHQKWRGPLRAALDFVRDELIKTFETKGREYFKDPWAARNDYIELILDRSLDAQHRFFLRHATEQAWVDRPTALMLLEMQRNAMLMYTSCGWFFDEISGIETVQIMQYAARALELNRVVTGKDHEPAFIEKLAEAPSNIKELKNGAITYERYVKPQVTPIEKIALEHVVSLLADETVNPKKAYECEVLSYEPHKFSAPGAHLCFGEITLKSTVTLLERKMQFAVFQRGTAEAVCAAGPDGSLNKAEVFVQLEKLFQETKYEECSSYIRKKFEKHYPLVSMFRDVRRKVLDLTLRKMDEQTDQAFSKLFEEQYPVARGLQQLGAPVPAPFLQVAEFVLSLDLKAAIRASQVDVNAIEQLMEDVKTLGLDVSKGSVNDAVTEKLTLLAFAFARNPADMQTSLRLVEFLNYAEIFGFNPDTVKAQQFVFLGMQTLGKETKKKDILRALARKLKIAL from the coding sequence ATGAAATATCTTTGTATCCACGGACATTTTTATCAGCCTCCCCGCGAAAACGCTTGGTTGGAGGCCATTGAATTGCAAGACAGCGCTGCTCCGTATCACGATTGGAACCAACGCATTTGTGCGGAGTGCTACTCCCCTAATGCGCTGGCTCGGGTACTTAACGAGAAAAAAGAATTGACCGACCTGACCAGCAACTATGCCCGCATCAGTTTTAACTTCGGGCCGACGCTTTTATCGTGGATGGAAAAAACGGAGCCGGAGGTTTATCAGGCTGTTTTAGAGGCTGACAAACAAAGCCAAGAGCGTTTTTCCGGACACGGAAGTGCTATTGCCCAAGCATACAACCACATGATTTTGCCCCTGGCCAATGCACATGATAAAGAAACCCAAATCAAATGGGGTATTTACGATTTTAAGAAACGCTTTGGAAGAGAACCCGAGGCTTTGTGGCTGGCTGAAACGGCCTGTAATACCGAAACGCTTTGTGCATTGGCCGATGCCGGCATGAAGTATGTTATTTTGGCGCCCGGTCAATGTGCCCGTGTGCGCAAAATCGGCGAAAAAACCTGGCAGGAAGTCGGCGCGGGGGTGGACCCTAAGCGTGCGTATTTATGTAATTTACCCAACGGTAAAAAAATCGCACTTTTCTTTTACGACGGGCCGATTTCGCAAGGGATTGCTTTTTCGGATACTTTATCTTCCGGAGAGAAATTTGCTTCCCGCTTATTAAGTACTTACAACTCTTCTGCCGAAGCACAACTTATGCATATCGCCACTGACGGAGAAACTTACGGACATCACCAAAAGTTTGCCGAAATGGCGCTTGCTTACTGTTTGAAAAAAGTGGAAGAAAACCCCGAAGTGGAACTTACCGTGTATGGGGAGTTTTTGGAAAAACACCCGCCTACCTACGAAGCACAAATCGTGGAAAATTCTTCCTGGAGTTGTTTCCACGGAGTGGAACGCTGGCGTTCCGATTGCGGGTGCAATTCGGGTCGTCCGGGTTGGCACCAAAAATGGCGCGGGCCTTTGCGTGCCGCTTTGGACTTTGTGCGGGACGAACTGATTAAAACTTTTGAAACCAAAGGACGCGAATATTTCAAAGACCCTTGGGCTGCCCGTAACGATTATATTGAACTAATCTTGGATAGAAGCCTGGACGCGCAGCACCGCTTTTTCTTGCGCCATGCTACCGAGCAAGCGTGGGTAGATCGCCCGACGGCTTTAATGCTGTTGGAAATGCAACGCAATGCCATGTTGATGTACACCAGTTGCGGTTGGTTTTTTGATGAAATCAGCGGGATAGAAACCGTGCAGATTATGCAGTATGCCGCGCGTGCGTTGGAATTAAACCGCGTGGTAACGGGGAAAGACCACGAGCCGGCTTTTATCGAAAAATTGGCCGAAGCTCCCAGCAATATCAAGGAACTTAAGAACGGTGCCATTACTTACGAGCGTTATGTAAAGCCGCAGGTAACTCCTATCGAAAAAATTGCCTTGGAACATGTTGTTTCTTTGTTGGCAGACGAAACGGTCAATCCCAAAAAAGCATATGAGTGCGAGGTTCTTTCTTACGAGCCGCACAAATTTTCGGCTCCGGGTGCCCACTTGTGCTTTGGGGAAATAACCCTCAAATCTACCGTTACTTTATTGGAACGAAAAATGCAGTTTGCCGTTTTCCAAAGAGGTACGGCGGAAGCGGTTTGTGCCGCAGGGCCGGACGGTTCTTTGAATAAAGCGGAAGTGTTTGTTCAATTGGAAAAATTATTCCAAGAAACAAAATACGAGGAGTGTTCTTCTTATATTCGCAAAAAATTTGAAAAACATTATCCGTTGGTATCCATGTTCCGTGATGTTCGCCGAAAAGTATTGGACTTAACTTTGCGCAAAATGGACGAACAGACCGACCAAGCCTTCTCCAAACTTTTTGAAGAACAGTACCCTGTGGCTCGCGGATTACAGCAGTTGGGAGCCCCGGTTCCGGCGCCTTTTTTGCAGGTGGCGGAATTTGTGCTTTCGCTTGATTTGAAAGCGGCGATTCGTGCTTCGCAGGTAGATGTGAACGCCATCGAACAGTTAATGGAAGATGTCAAAACTTTGGGGTTAGATGTTTCCAAAGGTTCGGTAAACGATGCCGTAACGGAAAAACTGACTCTGTTGGCTTTTGCCTTTGCGCGTAATCCGGCCGATATGCAAACTTCCTTGAGACTGGTGGAGTTTTTGAATTATGCGGAAATTTTCGGGTTTAACCCGGATACGGTAAAAGCCCAACAGTTTGTATTCTTGGGAATGCAAACTTTGGGGAAAGAGACCAAGAAAAAGGATATTCTCCGTGCGTTGGCCCGCAAACTAAAGATCGCCCTTTAG
- a CDS encoding PhoH family protein has protein sequence MKKTFILDTNVLLHDVNCLHAFEDNDIIIPMAVIEELDAFKSEGDTRGKNARMVSRALDEMRKLGRLNEGVKLPKGGTLKIEMDKPSALPQSMAFNKADNAILNIAYTLGKKEGSYKKNASPVFVVTKDINMRLKAEALGLFAQDYTSDKVNVDELYTGVSEVEVSSEQIDAFYRDKQLAMDPTLFFPNQFIILKTNDGSKKSAIGRVSNNGECVLRPLSSQEPMAWGIKPLNKEQRFAMELLLDDSLDIVTLVGTAGTGKTLITLATGLQRTMDENAYRRLVVCRSIVPVGKDLGFLPGTKEEKLEAWMGAIYDNLAFLADRKNPDEGEEKAHYLLDSGKIEIASVTHMRGRSLPGQYMIVDDAQNLTPHEMKTILTRAGDGTKVVVTGDPYQIDTPYLDVESNGLTYLVDRLKGQKSYGHITFTKTERSRLADLASKLL, from the coding sequence ATGAAAAAAACATTTATTCTGGACACGAACGTGCTTTTGCACGACGTCAACTGCCTACACGCCTTTGAGGATAACGACATTATTATTCCAATGGCTGTCATCGAAGAACTTGATGCTTTTAAGAGCGAAGGAGACACCCGCGGTAAAAATGCCCGCATGGTTTCCCGCGCCTTGGACGAAATGCGCAAATTGGGGCGCCTGAACGAAGGGGTCAAGTTGCCCAAGGGCGGAACCTTAAAAATCGAAATGGATAAACCTTCCGCCTTGCCGCAATCCATGGCTTTTAACAAAGCAGACAACGCGATTCTCAACATTGCCTATACCTTGGGGAAAAAAGAAGGGTCTTATAAAAAAAATGCTTCCCCTGTTTTTGTAGTAACCAAAGATATTAACATGCGCCTAAAAGCCGAGGCTTTGGGGCTTTTTGCACAAGACTATACTTCCGATAAAGTAAACGTGGACGAACTTTACACCGGCGTGTCGGAAGTGGAAGTTTCCTCCGAACAGATAGATGCCTTCTATCGCGATAAACAACTGGCCATGGACCCTACTCTTTTCTTTCCTAACCAGTTTATTATTCTCAAAACCAATGACGGCAGTAAAAAATCGGCTATCGGGCGTGTATCCAATAACGGCGAGTGTGTGCTCCGCCCGTTATCCTCGCAAGAACCAATGGCTTGGGGCATCAAACCGCTTAACAAAGAACAACGCTTTGCCATGGAATTATTGCTGGACGACAGTTTAGATATTGTAACCCTCGTCGGCACGGCCGGTACGGGTAAGACCTTAATCACCCTGGCCACCGGCTTGCAGCGCACCATGGACGAAAATGCCTACCGCCGCTTGGTGGTGTGCCGCTCCATTGTACCCGTAGGGAAAGATTTAGGGTTCCTGCCCGGTACGAAGGAAGAAAAATTGGAAGCCTGGATGGGCGCCATTTACGATAACTTGGCCTTCCTCGCCGACCGGAAAAACCCGGACGAAGGCGAAGAAAAAGCCCATTACCTGCTGGATAGCGGAAAAATCGAAATCGCTTCCGTTACGCACATGCGCGGCAGAAGTTTACCCGGCCAATACATGATTGTGGACGATGCACAAAACCTCACTCCGCATGAAATGAAAACGATTCTTACCCGTGCGGGAGACGGAACCAAAGTGGTGGTAACCGGGGATCCTTACCAAATTGATACGCCGTACTTGGATGTGGAATCCAACGGGCTTACCTATTTGGTGGATCGTTTGAAAGGGCAAAAGTCCTACGGGCATATCACTTTCACCAAAACGGAACGCAGCCGCTTGGCGGATCTTGCCTCTAAATTACTGTAA
- a CDS encoding prepilin-type N-terminal cleavage/methylation domain-containing protein: MKGFTLVELLVVVLIIGILAAMAMPHYEKSVWQSRNAQLKTAARTIADAQKMHYMKTGRIPTSFNSLSVSIPLKVKKTNAGTGSNVCQILTPKGEGILEGDNFIVVLNNGSETSGSSMAVWTEGKYKCNGFSWSVIGGTFRCMEARNRTSTIKEGDFCEQLETATYVNTSAGWARYELP; encoded by the coding sequence ATGAAAGGTTTTACATTGGTTGAGCTGTTGGTAGTGGTTTTAATCATCGGCATTTTGGCCGCTATGGCCATGCCTCACTATGAAAAATCTGTGTGGCAAAGCCGAAATGCTCAATTGAAAACGGCTGCCCGCACGATTGCAGACGCACAAAAAATGCACTATATGAAAACGGGAAGAATTCCTACCAGTTTTAATTCGCTAAGTGTCAGTATCCCGCTCAAAGTGAAAAAAACAAATGCCGGTACGGGCAGCAATGTGTGCCAAATATTAACTCCCAAAGGAGAAGGTATTTTGGAAGGGGATAATTTTATTGTAGTGTTAAATAACGGGAGCGAAACCAGCGGTTCCAGTATGGCCGTGTGGACGGAAGGGAAATATAAGTGCAACGGGTTTAGTTGGTCGGTAATAGGCGGAACTTTTAGATGTATGGAAGCTCGCAACAGAACCTCTACCATCAAAGAAGGGGACTTTTGCGAACAGTTGGAAACCGCTACTTATGTAAATACTTCCGCGGGTTGGGCGCGTTACGAACTTCCTTAA
- a CDS encoding sel1 repeat family protein, giving the protein MKKRFFLTALFLLIPLWGFTAEEAAEKAARQEEYRLQRHTFKQVRREARGGDIHSLFDLAWHHYRGKGTPQNYKKAYKYFKKAAKKGSERALYFQASMLLSGRGVKKNEQKAFLLFKQLAHNANPHASFKLSLMYEQGLGTEKNEQEAARLLDYAARNGVAPAALKKGLALLETQPKQAKELIKQAADMHFRRAQYHLARLYEAEQNKGLAFQYMLLAAQKNLRTAQWQVAQWYAQAYGTPKSDYQTFRWTRQAAKNGVKEAQAYLAVLYENGIGTAPNKLFADKWKKLSQEKTSIPREEEFY; this is encoded by the coding sequence ATGAAAAAAAGATTCTTTTTAACCGCTCTTTTTCTGCTAATTCCTCTTTGGGGATTTACTGCAGAAGAGGCCGCCGAAAAAGCCGCCCGGCAAGAGGAGTACCGCCTGCAACGCCATACCTTCAAACAGGTAAGACGCGAAGCCCGCGGCGGAGATATTCACTCCCTTTTTGATTTGGCCTGGCACCACTACCGGGGCAAAGGCACTCCTCAAAACTATAAAAAAGCCTACAAATACTTCAAGAAAGCCGCCAAAAAAGGCAGCGAACGGGCCCTTTATTTTCAAGCCTCTATGCTTTTAAGCGGACGCGGAGTAAAGAAAAACGAACAGAAAGCCTTTCTGCTTTTTAAGCAACTGGCGCATAACGCCAACCCTCACGCCTCTTTCAAACTCTCTCTTATGTACGAACAAGGATTGGGAACGGAAAAAAACGAACAAGAAGCCGCCCGCCTGCTGGATTATGCCGCCCGAAACGGGGTTGCCCCCGCGGCTTTGAAAAAAGGATTAGCTCTGCTAGAAACCCAACCGAAACAAGCCAAAGAACTTATCAAACAAGCGGCGGATATGCACTTCCGCCGGGCGCAATATCACTTGGCCCGTTTATACGAAGCCGAACAAAACAAAGGCCTCGCCTTCCAATATATGTTGTTGGCGGCACAAAAAAATCTGCGCACCGCCCAATGGCAAGTAGCCCAATGGTATGCCCAAGCCTACGGAACGCCCAAAAGCGATTATCAAACCTTCCGTTGGACGCGCCAAGCCGCCAAAAACGGCGTAAAAGAGGCACAAGCCTATCTGGCTGTTTTGTATGAAAACGGAATCGGCACCGCACCCAATAAATTATTCGCCGACAAGTGGAAAAAATTATCCCAAGAAAAAACTTCCATACCCCGCGAGGAGGAATTTTACTAA
- a CDS encoding glycosyltransferase family 4 protein translates to MRITCVIGTLGGGGAERVMTYLCGGLAARGHEVTLLTLDESVPDFYSVPENVKRVRVSLPTFKNAGFWGGFPRLWKLTRSVQRTRPEVLISFMTISVLASCWLLRIPAIYADHLDIRHLAYSRKWKILRNWLLGRAKKVTVLSERDRKFISLFHPSWKPAVVYNPALPLAEESFPRPAFMQENKKYVIAVGRLVKQKGFDRLLEAWRRVCEDFPQWRLCIIGAGEEESELKGLAETLDIQYAVDFVSPQYSLTPVYRHADLYAMSSRAEGFPMVLLEAMAAGLPAVSFDCTGPNVIIRDGEDGFLVKQNYTERLAAKLAELMKDDALRERFGNKAREVTQRFSLETYLDAYETLCREAIK, encoded by the coding sequence ATGCGCATTACTTGCGTGATTGGTACATTAGGTGGTGGCGGTGCGGAACGCGTGATGACTTACCTGTGCGGCGGGTTAGCCGCCCGCGGGCATGAGGTTACGCTTCTTACCTTGGACGAATCTGTCCCGGATTTCTATTCCGTGCCCGAAAATGTAAAACGGGTGCGCGTTTCTTTGCCCACTTTCAAAAATGCGGGTTTTTGGGGAGGGTTCCCCCGTTTATGGAAATTAACCCGGTCGGTTCAACGCACCCGCCCCGAAGTGCTGATTAGCTTTATGACCATCAGCGTGTTGGCCTCTTGTTGGCTTCTTCGTATTCCCGCTATTTATGCCGACCATTTGGATATCCGCCATTTAGCCTATTCCCGCAAATGGAAAATTTTGCGTAACTGGTTATTGGGGCGCGCGAAAAAAGTAACCGTTCTTTCGGAGCGGGACCGCAAATTCATTTCTCTCTTTCACCCTTCTTGGAAACCGGCAGTTGTTTACAACCCGGCCCTGCCTTTAGCGGAAGAATCGTTCCCGCGGCCTGCCTTCATGCAGGAGAATAAAAAGTATGTAATTGCGGTAGGAAGGTTGGTTAAGCAGAAAGGTTTTGACCGTTTGTTGGAAGCCTGGCGCCGCGTGTGTGAAGATTTCCCCCAATGGCGTTTGTGCATTATCGGGGCCGGGGAAGAAGAAAGCGAACTGAAGGGTTTGGCCGAAACATTGGATATTCAGTATGCGGTAGATTTTGTTTCGCCCCAGTACAGTTTAACACCCGTTTACCGGCATGCCGATTTGTATGCCATGTCCTCGCGGGCCGAAGGGTTCCCTATGGTGCTTTTGGAGGCTATGGCGGCGGGGTTGCCGGCGGTCAGTTTTGATTGTACGGGCCCCAATGTAATTATTCGTGATGGAGAGGACGGTTTTTTGGTAAAACAAAATTATACCGAACGCTTAGCCGCCAAACTGGCGGAGTTGATGAAAGACGATGCGTTGCGGGAACGCTTTGGCAATAAAGCGCGGGAAGTAACCCAACGCTTTTCGCTGGAGACTTATTTAGATGCGTACGAGACTTTGTGCCGGGAGGCAATAAAATGA
- a CDS encoding sel1 repeat family protein has translation MQMLETRTAVAILFVLALALFFLRKYTYNPVKTLLKKAAAGDTEAQYKLGLLYYQGKKTPQDPFQAFNWFDTAARGGHIRAQVAVAGLHNAGEGCEKNEEKAFKWYRAAAEQGDFEARINLAICYLDGIGTEKNPEQGFEIMKKAADEKSPLAQTFTGDLYERGTGTEKDDKKALHYYLLAAQQDEPRAKAKVAALKKIKLTEKPPL, from the coding sequence ATGCAAATGCTTGAAACGCGCACTGCCGTTGCTATTTTATTTGTCTTGGCACTGGCTCTTTTTTTCCTGCGTAAATATACGTACAACCCGGTAAAGACTCTCCTTAAAAAGGCGGCCGCAGGAGATACGGAAGCCCAATATAAGTTGGGGTTACTCTATTATCAAGGTAAAAAAACACCGCAAGACCCCTTCCAAGCCTTTAACTGGTTTGATACGGCCGCCCGCGGCGGACATATCCGCGCCCAAGTAGCAGTAGCGGGACTGCACAACGCGGGAGAAGGTTGCGAAAAAAACGAAGAAAAAGCCTTTAAGTGGTATCGGGCCGCCGCCGAACAGGGCGATTTTGAAGCCCGCATCAATTTGGCTATCTGTTATTTGGACGGCATCGGGACAGAAAAAAACCCCGAACAAGGCTTTGAAATTATGAAAAAAGCCGCTGATGAAAAAAGTCCGCTGGCCCAAACCTTTACCGGCGATTTATATGAACGCGGCACCGGCACGGAAAAAGATGACAAGAAAGCCCTCCACTATTACTTACTAGCCGCGCAACAAGACGAACCGAGAGCCAAAGCCAAGGTAGCAGCTCTGAAAAAAATTAAACTAACCGAAAAGCCCCCGCTGTAA
- a CDS encoding ABC transporter ATP-binding protein: MIELQHLTKVYDQGGENLCVLEDVSLTLRRGKFTVLLGPSGSGKSTLLNLIALLDAPTAGKILVDGQEITALKTEAARSALRLAKMGFVFQFDGLLPEFSLLENVDMPALMRGNPDPKKARELLEKFGLGNMIHKLPADLSGGEKQRASIARALRNEPPILLADEPTGNLDAARKLQVFEDFARMSREKNLTVVMVTHDAHAADYADEVLTLENRKLVKTK; encoded by the coding sequence ATGATTGAATTACAACACTTAACAAAAGTTTACGATCAAGGCGGAGAAAATCTTTGCGTATTGGAAGATGTTTCCCTCACGCTTCGTCGCGGAAAATTTACCGTTTTATTGGGGCCTAGCGGTTCGGGCAAAAGCACATTACTGAACCTGATTGCCCTGTTAGATGCCCCCACTGCGGGCAAGATTCTGGTGGACGGGCAGGAAATTACCGCGCTCAAAACGGAAGCCGCCCGTTCTGCTTTACGCCTTGCGAAAATGGGATTTGTTTTTCAGTTTGACGGATTGCTTCCGGAATTTTCTTTGTTGGAAAATGTGGATATGCCCGCACTGATGCGCGGAAATCCCGACCCCAAAAAAGCCCGAGAACTCTTGGAAAAATTTGGCCTTGGAAACATGATTCACAAACTCCCGGCCGATCTTTCCGGCGGAGAAAAACAACGCGCCAGCATTGCCCGTGCCTTACGCAACGAACCGCCCATTTTGCTGGCGGACGAACCCACCGGAAACTTGGACGCGGCACGCAAATTGCAAGTATTTGAAGATTTCGCACGCATGAGCCGCGAAAAAAATTTAACCGTTGTTATGGTTACGCACGATGCCCATGCCGCCGATTATGCAGACGAAGTGCTAACCTTAGAAAACCGAAAATTGGTTAAAACAAAATGA